Proteins from a genomic interval of Deferribacterota bacterium:
- the flgK gene encoding flagellar hook-associated protein FlgK has protein sequence MVNMYDSLNKAAAGLASSQAGLNVTGNNINNINTEGYSRQRVEIKNDNGLIITEDPKRVYSDIIAKNLRHEKSDYEQYDTMENGLKSVNIYFNELEIGAGLGDSFKEYFNAWSDLANTTPDNTAESLSKKEVVVDKASVLTNKINETAKSIERQRNDSNEKIKDYTKKANELADEIASINKKIVSIENDYKKANELRDRRDVLLDQLSELVDITTFEHANGMVSVYVANNPLVDGLVSNKLILKENSENYYDIFLGNEKYGENINITTNIKAGKIKGELELRDNYYKEYTDKLDNLKEALIFETNKIYTTGYGESYFNSLTSAKGVLSKDAKLTNDPIIGDKIQKGTVQFSIFDSSGNHIDDISINIDPTVDSLNSIASEINEDKNIPIHASVTEDGRLQVRGEKDYTFAVKNDTTNLLAALQFNAFFIDDSSGEIKVNDLVKENLNYLNTHSFVSSGDNSNALSLANLKYKSIESLNNQTIEGYYTVLTTKIASDISEIKSFKSTKDYAVRQMELKLDEVKGVSLDEEFINMLKFQKAYEANARMVTAIDQMMDTIINNMGIVGR, from the coding sequence ATGGTTAATATGTATGATTCTTTAAATAAAGCTGCAGCAGGTTTAGCAAGTTCGCAGGCAGGTTTAAATGTTACAGGTAATAATATAAACAATATTAATACAGAAGGCTATTCAAGGCAGAGGGTTGAAATAAAGAATGATAATGGTCTTATTATAACTGAGGATCCAAAAAGGGTATATAGTGATATAATTGCAAAAAATTTAAGGCATGAAAAATCTGATTATGAACAGTATGACACAATGGAAAACGGATTAAAAAGTGTTAATATATATTTTAATGAATTAGAAATTGGTGCCGGACTTGGAGATTCATTTAAAGAATATTTTAATGCATGGAGTGACTTAGCAAACACTACCCCTGATAATACTGCAGAAAGCCTATCAAAGAAAGAAGTTGTAGTTGATAAGGCATCAGTTTTAACTAATAAAATCAATGAAACTGCCAAATCAATAGAGAGGCAGAGAAATGATAGCAATGAGAAAATAAAAGATTATACAAAAAAAGCGAATGAGCTAGCGGATGAGATAGCTTCTATTAATAAAAAGATTGTAAGTATTGAAAATGATTATAAAAAAGCCAACGAATTGAGAGATAGAAGGGATGTGTTATTAGATCAATTGTCAGAATTGGTTGATATAACAACATTTGAACATGCCAACGGAATGGTGTCTGTATATGTGGCCAATAATCCGCTAGTTGATGGATTGGTTAGTAATAAATTAATTTTAAAGGAAAATAGTGAAAATTATTATGATATATTTTTAGGTAATGAAAAATATGGTGAAAATATAAATATAACAACGAATATCAAAGCTGGGAAGATCAAAGGCGAATTAGAGCTTAGAGATAATTATTATAAAGAATATACAGATAAATTAGATAACTTAAAGGAAGCCCTTATTTTTGAAACAAATAAGATATATACCACTGGTTATGGAGAATCTTATTTCAATAGCCTAACATCAGCAAAAGGAGTTTTATCTAAAGATGCTAAACTTACTAATGATCCTATAATAGGAGATAAAATACAAAAGGGAACAGTCCAATTTAGCATTTTTGATAGTAGCGGAAACCATATAGATGATATCTCCATAAATATAGACCCAACTGTAGATTCTCTTAACAGCATAGCTAGCGAAATAAATGAAGATAAAAATATACCCATTCACGCTTCAGTGACAGAAGATGGAAGATTGCAAGTTAGAGGGGAAAAAGATTATACCTTTGCTGTTAAAAATGATACAACTAATTTATTAGCAGCACTTCAATTTAATGCCTTTTTTATTGATGATTCAAGCGGGGAGATTAAAGTTAACGATCTTGTAAAAGAAAATTTAAACTATTTAAATACGCACTCCTTTGTCTCTTCAGGGGATAATTCTAATGCTTTATCATTAGCTAATCTAAAATATAAGAGTATTGAATCTTTAAACAATCAGACTATTGAAGGCTATTACACAGTTTTAACTACAAAAATCGCTTCTGATATCTCTGAAATAAAATCTTTTAAAAGCACAAAAGATTATGCTGTAAGACAGATGGAGCTTAAGCTAGATGAGGTTAAAGGTGTTTCTTTGGATGAAGAATTTATAAATATGTTGAAATTCCAAAAGGCTTATGAGGCCAATGCAAGAATGGTTACAG